The genome window CTCCTTGTTGAGAAACTCCAGCGGCTCGCGGCCGCCCAGGCCGGGAAGGAAGGGCTCGCCGTCGCCGGACGCGTGGTGGGACTTGTGCTTCTCGTCGTTCATCGGTCGATCCCTCCCGTCCCGGATCGATCCGGCCGCAGCAGGCTGAACACCACGGTCGCGGCGAGGGACAGCGCGAATCCCGGCACCAGCTCATAGAGCTGGGATCTCAGGGCCGGGATGTTGTACCAGGCGAGCACCACCGCCGTTCCGGTCAGCAGGCCCGCGATCACGCCCGCGCGGCTCGTGCGCCGCCACCACAGAGACAGCAGCAGGGGCGGCCCGAAGGCCGCGCCGAGTCCGGCCCAGGCATAGAGCACCAGCGAATAGACCAGCGCGTCGGCGCGCCAGGCCAGCAGAAACGCGGCACAGCCGACCGCCAGCGTGGCCAGGCGGCTGATCAGCAGCAGCCGGCCCTGGTCGGCGTCGGGCCGGAGCAGCCGGCGGTAGACGTCCTCGCTGACGGTGCTGGCCGACGACAGCAGCTGCGAGTCGGCCGTGGACATCATGGCGGCGATGGCGCCGCAGATCATGATCACCGCCAGCCATTCCGGCAAGAACTCGCGGGCCATCATGGGCATCAGCTGTTCCTGGTCGACGATCAGGCGGCCTTCGCCCAGGACCTCCGGGCCGAAGTGCGCCAGGCCCGTCAGACCGATCATCACCGCGCCGACGAAGGCCAGCACCGCCCAGGTCACGGCGATGATGCGGCCCTTGCCGACCTCATCGCCGGAGGTGATCGCCATGAAGCGCAGCACGAGATGGGGCTGCCCCATGTAGCCGAGGCCGATGCCCAGACTGCCCAGGGCGGCCGAGATCGCCGCCCATGAGCTCTCGCCCGGCAGGGGCATCAGGTAGCGCAGATCGTATCCGCCCAGCGCGGATTGCAGCCCGGGCAGGCCGCCGACCTCCCCCAGCACCGCCAGCGGCAGCACGACCAGGGTGAAGAGCATGATCACGCCCTGCACCAGGTCGGTCCAGGCCACTGCGTAGAGGCCGCCGGCCATGGTGTAGAAGAGCACCAGCGCCGCGCCGATCAGCATGCCCTGCAGATGCGTCACCCCCAGGTAGTAGTTCAGCACCTTGCCCGCGGCCAGAAACTGGGCCGCCACGTAGAAGGTGAAGAAGAAGAGGATGATCGAGGCGGCGATCAGGCGTATCGATCTCGTCGTGTCTCCGTGGCGGGATTCGAAGTAGTCGGCCAGGGTCAGGGAGCCGAGCCGCTCGGTCTCGACCCGCAACCTGCGCGCGATCGCGAACCAGGAGAAGGCGATCCCG of bacterium contains these proteins:
- a CDS encoding sodium/proline symporter — protein: MNPLIAGFLIYFAMTVAVGFAAVRLNRSQDAYLLADRKLGAWVAAFSERASGESAWLLIGLPGLAFVSGMSAFWVAVGCVSGIAFSWFAIARRLRVETERLGSLTLADYFESRHGDTTRSIRLIAASIILFFFTFYVAAQFLAAGKVLNYYLGVTHLQGMLIGAALVLFYTMAGGLYAVAWTDLVQGVIMLFTLVVLPLAVLGEVGGLPGLQSALGGYDLRYLMPLPGESSWAAISAALGSLGIGLGYMGQPHLVLRFMAITSGDEVGKGRIIAVTWAVLAFVGAVMIGLTGLAHFGPEVLGEGRLIVDQEQLMPMMAREFLPEWLAVIMICGAIAAMMSTADSQLLSSASTVSEDVYRRLLRPDADQGRLLLISRLATLAVGCAAFLLAWRADALVYSLVLYAWAGLGAAFGPPLLLSLWWRRTSRAGVIAGLLTGTAVVLAWYNIPALRSQLYELVPGFALSLAATVVFSLLRPDRSGTGGIDR